The DNA region CCTTTCGACAATTCGCTTTTAGAAATGTCTTGAGGAATAAAAGAACGTATGCAGCCTACTTCCTGAGCAGTGCGTTTTCCGTCATGATTTTCTTTGTATGCTCCCTGTTCTTGTTTCACCCGGAGCTTTCTGAGCAAATGTTCTATCCGGTTGTTATTCAGGCCATGGTCGGCGCCGAGCTGATTATGTACGTGTTCTCGTTCTTCTTCGTGCTGTATTCGGTCGGAGCCTTTTTGAAGACGCGCAAGCGCGAGTTCGGCATTTTGTTCATGCATGGCATGACCGACCGCCAGTTCAACCAGATGGTGTTCCTGGAAAATATGATCATCGGCATCAGCGCCATTACGACCGGGATCTTGTCCGGCATCATCACCGGCAAGCTGTTCCTCATGGCCGGCTCGGCTTTTCTCGGGGTGCCTCCCCTGCCGTTTCGCCTGTCGCTGCGGGCGCTGGGTCTGACCGTCGCCAGCTATGTGCTGCTGTTCATCGTGATTTCGCTGTTCACCTCCAGGCTCATGCGGCCCAAGGCGCTCATCGACTTGTTTCAATCCGGTCAGCGTCCGAAGACAGCTCCGAAGACGTCGCCCTGGCTGTCCGTTCTCGCAGCCGTCCTGCTGATCGTCAGCTACACGCTGGCGGCCACGACCACGGCGTCTACGCTTGCCCTGCGGATGTTCCCGGTAACCTTGATGACGATGCTCGGCACCTACCTGCTCTATTCGCAGCTTGGCGTAGCCTTGGTGCGGCGAATGAAGAACAGCCGCCGTTTCACCTGGAAACGGACCAAGCTAATCCTGCTGTCCAGCCTGCACTACAGGCTGAAGGACAATGCACAGATGTTTGCCATGGTCACCATCGTGCTGGCCGTCTCGTTCTGCTCGGTGGGCGTGTTCGCCTCCATCCCGGTGCTTACGAAGCAATTTAACGAGGATTTCCCTGCCGCCATCGGCTACATCGCCAAGGAAGGAAACACCTCCGAGCGCGAGCATCTTCAGACCATCCGCCAAGAGCTGGATGAACGAAAAATACCGTTTGAAACGCTGTCGTTTCACGTTAAATATACCGAAGCCAAGACTGATTCCGCCCGGCCCGAGGTCCCGCTCACCCTGCTGTCCTTCTCCGACTACAAGGAGGCTGTCCGGATGGCCGGCCTGCCGTTTAACGAGCCTCCGCTGGAGGCTGACGCTGCCCTTGTCCTTGTCGCATCGCAGAACGACCGGGCCTATATCCGGACGCGGCACCATGTATCGTATCAAATTCCGGATACCGATATCCGGCTGCGCGAGGTCGGGTATTCGGAGCATGCCGGCATCCCGG from Paenibacillus ihbetae includes:
- a CDS encoding ABC transporter permease, translating into MTFRQFAFRNVLRNKRTYAAYFLSSAFSVMIFFVCSLFLFHPELSEQMFYPVVIQAMVGAELIMYVFSFFFVLYSVGAFLKTRKREFGILFMHGMTDRQFNQMVFLENMIIGISAITTGILSGIITGKLFLMAGSAFLGVPPLPFRLSLRALGLTVASYVLLFIVISLFTSRLMRPKALIDLFQSGQRPKTAPKTSPWLSVLAAVLLIVSYTLAATTTASTLALRMFPVTLMTMLGTYLLYSQLGVALVRRMKNSRRFTWKRTKLILLSSLHYRLKDNAQMFAMVTIVLAVSFCSVGVFASIPVLTKQFNEDFPAAIGYIAKEGNTSEREHLQTIRQELDERKIPFETLSFHVKYTEAKTDSARPEVPLTLLSFSDYKEAVRMAGLPFNEPPLEADAALVLVASQNDRAYIRTRHHVSYQIPDTDIRLREVGYSEHAGIPEYLLPKMDGDDRFGGLVISDDMFERIPPSRTERYTGFYTEDFRQTEGVASQLAPRGAVRYEMNRPYALTVSGTLFALRDSLYNMLLFAALLVGTVFFIAAGSFLYFRLYADLDYDRRHYATISRLGMTDREFRRIVTGQLALLFFVPIGLAITHSIFAFIALQSYFYLSIAAEMGIVLLSFLMMQILYFYFIRSQYLRKLKQTLI